One part of the Nitrospira defluvii genome encodes these proteins:
- a CDS encoding IS5 family transposase (programmed frameshift), producing the protein MDRKMLRDDQWKRIEPLCSGKASERGVTGRDNRLFVEAVLWIARTGSPWRDLPQHFGAWHTAYMRFSRWSKNGVWARMADALKRDADLEQLFVDSTIVRAHQHATGAQKKQGDQAIGRSRGGLSTKIHAAVEALGNPLRVRLTAGQMADMTEAAALIQGIEAQCVIADKGYDADAFVDLIETQGAQAVIPPRSHRLTQRVYDRHLYKDRHLVERFFCRLKQFRRIATRYEKLAQNFMSMLSLACACIWLA; encoded by the exons ATGGACCGGAAGATGTTGCGCGACGACCAATGGAAGCGAATCGAGCCGTTGTGCTCAGGCAAGGCCAGTGAGCGCGGGGTGACCGGGCGCGACAATCGCCTCTTTGTCGAAGCGGTGTTGTGGATCGCCCGCACGGGCTCGCCGTGGCGCGACCTGCCCCAGCACTTCGGCGCGTGGCACACGGCGTACATGCGCTTTTCCCGCTGGAGCAAGAACGGGGTGTGGGCACGGATGGCCGACGCACTCAAGCGCGACGCCGATCTGGAGCAATTGTTCGTCGACTCGACCATCGTGCGAGCCCACCAACACGCGACCGGCGCCCAAAAAAAGCAGG GCGATCAAGCCATCGGACGGAGCCGGGGTGGGCTGAGCACCAAAATTCATGCGGCGGTCGAAGCCTTGGGGAATCCCTTGCGCGTGCGTCTGACCGCTGGGCAAATGGCCGACATGACCGAAGCGGCGGCCCTCATCCAGGGGATTGAAGCGCAATGCGTCATCGCCGACAAGGGCTACGATGCCGATGCCTTCGTCGATCTCATTGAAACTCAGGGGGCACAGGCGGTGATTCCACCGCGCAGTCATCGTCTGACGCAGCGGGTCTATGATCGTCACCTTTATAAAGACCGCCACCTCGTCGAGCGCTTCTTCTGCCGACTCAAGCAGTTCAGGCGCATCGCCACACGCTACGAGAAGCTTGCGCAGAACTTCATGTCTATGCTCAGTCTGGCTTGTGCCTGTATTTGGCTGGCATGA